The following coding sequences are from one Virgibacillus necropolis window:
- the thiT gene encoding energy-coupled thiamine transporter ThiT encodes MRSKKILFLIEVSIFTALALVLDLAPFLSFKIWAQGGSISLAMIPVFIVAFRWGIKGGLLSGFLWGVLQVATGTAYILTPIQGILDYGIAFTVIGFAGIFANKVQKAVKDGHTKEYLTYIMFGVLLASSLRFIAHYSAGVVFFESAIDGQTVWMYSLLYNISYMVPSFIICTIAVFFLFHKQPRTLLNAA; translated from the coding sequence TTGCGGTCAAAAAAGATTTTATTTTTAATTGAGGTATCCATTTTTACAGCATTAGCACTCGTATTGGATCTTGCTCCATTTTTGTCTTTTAAAATATGGGCACAGGGTGGATCGATTTCACTTGCGATGATCCCAGTCTTTATTGTTGCATTTCGGTGGGGTATCAAAGGTGGCTTGTTGTCTGGATTCTTGTGGGGAGTTTTGCAGGTGGCAACAGGTACAGCCTATATTTTAACTCCAATTCAAGGAATCTTGGATTATGGGATTGCTTTCACTGTTATAGGATTTGCTGGAATCTTTGCAAATAAAGTTCAAAAAGCTGTTAAAGACGGTCATACAAAAGAATACTTAACATATATCATGTTTGGTGTATTGCTAGCTTCAAGCCTACGTTTTATTGCTCATTATAGTGCGGGTGTTGTCTTTTTCGAATCTGCAATCGATGGGCAAACGGTCTGGATGTATTCGTTACTATATAATATTTCTTACATGGTACCATCATTTATTATTTGTACCATCGCTGTGTTCTTTTTGTTCCACAAACAGCCAAGAACATTGTTGAACGCAGCTTAG
- a CDS encoding Glu/Leu/Phe/Val family dehydrogenase has product MSKQTSSIVQESLNALYDDESFLPDLQDGIREKAFTSLVSILSTPNHVNKSFLRVTLENDKVVRIPAFRVQHNNILGPYKGGIRFHESVNEEEVINLSSLMTLKNALHHVPFGGGKGGVAINPREFETKELNLICKKYVQYFSEILGPDKDIPAPDVGTSEREMDWMMGEYKSIRPGSRYRGSFTGKSVVNGGSLGRREATGRGVYYTFRYLLHNFVSEQRKWLEERENIFAKTALDHSGKDLTMAVQGFGNVGSIAAIEAYRCNYLNNKVVAVSDRNVTLYNSDGLDIPALIKVSESNNGDLPTSEEQLANAEVKATIKDRDDILSLDTDVLILAALEDQVHADNVHDVKARIIVEGANSPVTAEADQILSDNGTIIVPDILANAGGVIVSYYEWIQGRDTQFYTEEEVYTKQFAKMKETFDTILPQFFGDPHPLRQNCYIYAVSKLSTVLYRQGKLY; this is encoded by the coding sequence ATGTCGAAACAAACAAGCTCGATTGTACAAGAATCATTAAACGCACTATATGATGACGAATCATTTTTACCAGATTTGCAAGATGGGATTAGAGAAAAGGCTTTTACCTCTTTAGTATCCATTCTCTCCACACCAAACCATGTTAACAAATCATTCTTACGGGTTACTCTTGAAAATGATAAGGTAGTACGTATACCTGCATTCCGTGTGCAACACAACAATATTTTAGGACCATACAAAGGTGGTATTCGATTTCACGAGTCTGTTAATGAAGAGGAAGTTATTAATCTATCTTCATTAATGACACTGAAAAATGCACTCCATCATGTTCCGTTTGGTGGCGGAAAGGGTGGTGTCGCGATTAACCCGCGTGAATTTGAAACCAAAGAATTAAATTTAATTTGTAAGAAATATGTCCAATACTTTAGTGAAATTTTGGGGCCTGATAAAGATATACCAGCGCCAGATGTTGGAACAAGTGAACGTGAAATGGACTGGATGATGGGCGAGTACAAGAGTATTCGTCCTGGTAGTAGATATCGTGGAAGCTTTACGGGTAAAAGCGTTGTGAACGGAGGGTCATTAGGACGTAGAGAAGCAACTGGTAGAGGTGTTTATTATACATTCCGCTATTTGCTTCATAATTTTGTTTCAGAACAACGAAAGTGGCTTGAAGAACGGGAAAATATTTTTGCCAAAACAGCTCTCGATCATAGCGGGAAAGACTTAACAATGGCCGTACAGGGTTTTGGAAATGTTGGATCAATTGCAGCAATCGAGGCGTATAGATGTAATTATTTAAATAACAAAGTCGTCGCAGTGAGTGACCGTAATGTAACATTATATAATTCGGACGGTCTTGATATTCCTGCATTAATCAAGGTGTCTGAGTCTAATAATGGTGACTTACCTACAAGTGAAGAACAGCTTGCAAATGCAGAGGTTAAGGCCACTATTAAGGATCGAGATGATATATTAAGTCTTGACACAGATGTTTTGATTTTGGCGGCGCTTGAAGATCAAGTACATGCGGATAATGTTCATGACGTCAAAGCGCGCATTATTGTCGAAGGTGCCAATTCGCCTGTAACCGCTGAAGCAGATCAAATTTTAAGTGATAATGGCACCATTATTGTCCCGGACATTTTGGCTAATGCTGGCGGTGTAATTGTTTCTTATTATGAGTGGATTCAGGGAAGAGACACACAATTTTACACAGAAGAAGAGGTCTATACGAAACAATTTGCCAAGATGAAAGAAACATTTGATACGATTTTGCCGCAATTTTTTGGTGACCCACACCCATTACGTCAAAATTGTTATATTTATGCGGTCTCCAAGCTATCGACTGTTTTATACCGTCAAGGAAAACTTTATTAA
- the fdhF gene encoding formate dehydrogenase subunit alpha has product MQDQEHIIVTINGAEYLAKPGQNLLDLINTTAESVPQICYNESLGPIQTCDTCMVEVGGEMTRACGMTIETSMNVNTTIDYVKSAQKEALDTILEKHELYCTVCDYNNETCEIHNTVAEFGLEHQSKPFKSKEYEIDNSGSFYRYDPDQCILCGRCVEVCQDVEVNETLLIDWDREQPRVVWDNDVPIDQSSCVSCGQCATVCPCNAIMEKDMIGEAGYMTDHKPGLLRSMIDLTKKAEPGYGPLFAVSDTEASMREERIEKTKTVCTYCGVGCTFDVWTKDRKILKVVPQQHSPANGISTCIKGKFGWDYVNSEERITKPLIRRGDQFEEVEWDEAISYITKRITDIKDEHGPDALGFISSSKATNEESYLMQKLARQVIGTNNIDNCSRYCQAPATKGLFRTVGHGGDSGSINDIAEAEMVITIGSNTAESHPVLASRIKRSQKLFGQKLFVFDLRKHEMAERADRFFQPKSGTDLVWLSAVTKYIIDQGLENRPFIDQWVNDFEAYKESLEKFTLAYAEKITGISQETLIEIAKQVVSVDKVAICWAMGVTQHQLGSDTSTAISNLLLVTGNYMRSGTGAYPLRGHNNVQGCSDFGSMPDFFPGYEKVSDNNARKKYENAWNVELSSEPGKDNHQMIHAIHGGKLRGLYVIGEDTGIVDSNINYVTDAFKKLDFFIVQDLFLTKTCEYADVVLPAVPSLEKEGTFTNTERRIQRLYQALDPLGDSMPDWQILMGIAKELGYDWGYKHPSEIMDESAALAPLFAGVNYDLLTEYNSLQWPVAADGTDTPLLYTDGFPFEDKKAKLFPVGFDLDYGMNEEYDLHVNNGRLLEHFHEGNMTYKSKGISRKTPNAFIEVSSELAKKRGIEEGAKVKLTSVAGYATGIVHITDRVRGKELFIPLNDNGKSAINYLTDNTVDKETNTPAYKEIAVKMEVLKKKGKSPLPFNNHRRGNRQPQMGVRVDRKWERDDYTFPGSKVKQDG; this is encoded by the coding sequence GTGCAAGATCAAGAACATATCATTGTTACAATTAATGGAGCAGAATACTTAGCAAAGCCTGGACAAAACTTATTAGACTTAATCAATACAACAGCTGAGTCGGTTCCGCAAATTTGCTATAACGAGTCACTTGGACCTATTCAAACCTGTGATACATGTATGGTAGAGGTAGGCGGGGAAATGACACGTGCTTGTGGTATGACAATTGAAACAAGCATGAATGTAAACACTACCATCGATTATGTGAAGTCTGCCCAAAAAGAAGCATTAGACACAATTTTGGAAAAGCATGAACTGTATTGTACAGTTTGCGACTATAACAACGAAACGTGCGAGATTCATAATACAGTGGCGGAATTTGGTTTAGAACATCAATCCAAGCCATTCAAATCAAAGGAATATGAAATAGATAATTCAGGGTCGTTTTATCGGTATGACCCAGATCAATGTATCCTTTGTGGCCGGTGTGTGGAGGTTTGTCAGGATGTAGAGGTAAACGAAACGCTACTAATTGACTGGGACCGGGAACAACCACGTGTTGTCTGGGATAACGACGTACCGATTGATCAATCATCCTGTGTTAGTTGCGGACAATGTGCAACTGTTTGTCCATGTAATGCAATAATGGAAAAAGACATGATCGGTGAAGCGGGCTATATGACAGATCATAAACCAGGATTATTGCGTTCAATGATTGACTTGACGAAAAAAGCGGAACCGGGATATGGTCCGTTATTTGCCGTTTCTGATACCGAGGCATCGATGCGGGAAGAACGTATTGAAAAGACGAAAACGGTTTGTACATACTGTGGTGTTGGTTGCACGTTTGATGTTTGGACTAAAGACCGTAAAATACTAAAGGTTGTACCACAACAGCATTCACCAGCGAATGGGATTTCTACTTGTATCAAGGGGAAGTTCGGTTGGGATTATGTGAATTCAGAAGAGCGTATCACTAAACCGTTAATCCGTCGGGGTGACCAATTTGAAGAGGTTGAGTGGGATGAGGCCATTTCGTATATCACAAAACGTATTACCGACATTAAGGATGAACATGGCCCAGATGCATTAGGGTTTATTTCATCCTCAAAAGCAACCAACGAAGAATCTTACTTAATGCAAAAGCTAGCACGCCAGGTAATCGGCACGAATAATATTGATAACTGTTCCCGTTATTGCCAAGCACCAGCTACGAAAGGACTATTTCGCACGGTTGGTCATGGTGGTGATTCTGGTTCCATCAATGATATTGCTGAAGCAGAAATGGTAATTACGATTGGATCGAATACGGCTGAATCACATCCAGTGCTTGCATCGCGAATTAAGCGTTCACAAAAGCTATTTGGACAAAAATTATTTGTATTCGATTTACGAAAACATGAAATGGCAGAGCGAGCGGATCGTTTTTTTCAACCTAAGAGTGGAACAGACCTGGTATGGCTATCTGCTGTTACTAAATACATTATCGATCAAGGCCTTGAAAATCGTCCGTTTATCGATCAGTGGGTTAACGATTTTGAAGCATATAAAGAAAGCCTTGAAAAGTTCACTTTAGCGTATGCTGAAAAGATTACCGGCATTTCTCAGGAAACATTAATTGAAATAGCTAAACAGGTTGTGAGCGTTGACAAAGTAGCAATATGTTGGGCAATGGGAGTTACACAGCATCAATTGGGCAGTGACACTAGTACGGCAATCTCGAATCTACTATTAGTGACAGGAAACTACATGCGAAGCGGAACTGGTGCATACCCATTGCGGGGCCATAATAATGTTCAAGGCTGTAGTGATTTTGGTAGTATGCCAGATTTCTTCCCTGGCTATGAAAAGGTTTCTGATAATAATGCTAGGAAAAAATATGAGAATGCTTGGAATGTGGAATTATCTAGTGAGCCTGGAAAAGACAATCACCAAATGATTCATGCAATACATGGAGGCAAATTGCGTGGATTATATGTTATTGGTGAAGATACTGGGATAGTAGATTCAAATATTAATTATGTAACCGATGCATTTAAAAAGCTTGATTTCTTTATCGTTCAGGATTTATTTTTGACCAAAACGTGTGAATATGCCGATGTTGTATTACCAGCAGTACCAAGTCTTGAAAAAGAAGGGACTTTTACCAATACTGAGCGTCGAATTCAACGACTCTATCAAGCACTTGATCCTCTCGGGGATTCAATGCCGGACTGGCAGATTCTCATGGGAATTGCAAAAGAATTAGGCTATGACTGGGGATATAAGCATCCATCGGAAATCATGGATGAATCAGCAGCGCTCGCTCCATTGTTTGCTGGTGTAAATTATGATTTGCTAACGGAATATAATAGTTTGCAATGGCCTGTAGCAGCGGATGGTACGGATACACCATTATTATATACGGATGGGTTTCCGTTTGAGGATAAGAAGGCTAAATTATTTCCTGTAGGATTTGATCTGGATTATGGCATGAATGAGGAATACGATTTGCACGTGAATAATGGTAGATTGCTAGAGCATTTCCATGAGGGAAACATGACCTATAAATCAAAAGGAATTTCAAGAAAAACACCAAATGCATTTATTGAAGTATCCTCTGAGTTAGCAAAAAAGCGGGGTATTGAGGAAGGTGCAAAAGTAAAATTAACATCTGTTGCGGGCTATGCGACTGGAATTGTCCATATAACGGATCGAGTACGTGGAAAAGAACTTTTTATACCACTCAATGATAATGGGAAATCAGCCATAAACTATTTAACAGATAACACCGTAGATAAGGAAACGAATACTCCTGCATACAAGGAAATTGCAGTTAAAATGGAGGTTTTAAAGAAAAAAGGAAAAAGTCCACTTCCATTCAATAATCATAGACGTGGTAATCGCCAGCCACAAATGGGAGTTCGTGTCGACCGAAAATGGGAACGTGATGACTATACTTTTCCGGGAAGCAAGGTGAAGCAAGATGGCTAA